In the genome of Arachis stenosperma cultivar V10309 chromosome 6, arast.V10309.gnm1.PFL2, whole genome shotgun sequence, the window CTAGAGGTCCTCAAAAATAGTCTCCCAAGTAGGATAGACGATGCCCTCTCAGACTCGCTTGATGGCATCTCAAGAATGTAAAAATCAATTGGAAAcaccaacccttttatattcaccAATACATCTTCCGCAACACCCGTCACGGTTATTATGCTCTTGTCCGCCAAAACAAATCTTGCCGCCGACCTCTTCAATGGTGGTAGCCTCAATATACGGTAGACAAAAAGAGGCATAATGCTAACGCATGCACCGAGATCACACATACAATCTAGAAATTGAACCCCATCTACGGTACAAGTGACCATGCACgggcccggatcatcacacttctcgggTAATGCTCCCATTAATGCAgaaatagaactccccaatggaatagtttctaattcaagaattctatccttGTTCATGCATAAATCCTTAAGAAattttgcatatttaggtacttgaTGGATAACATCAAAGAGGGGGATagttacctcaactttcttgaacatctctaccattttggggtcaAGTTCCATACGCTTcctagctttctttgcaagtgtAGGGAATGGGATTggttgagcaatttcttcttccaCAGCTCCCTTATTCTTGGGGACCTCACTTGTTGGTTGAGTCTcttcatcctcaactatgacttgtgcttcctcctcctcttctatTTCTTCTATCTCGATTCCTTCCTCCTTTTGAGTGATTATGATTGGACTTGGGTCTTTTACCTTCTTCTCTTTCAATTGAGTCCCGGATCTCAAGGTAATGGCATTAATGCCACCTTTGGGATTgggttgaggttgagagggaatgGCACTAGAATTTAGGACTTGAGGAGCAGAAGTAGAGGGTGGGTTCAtgcgtgcaagaagagcttgtaaAGTAAATGTAAGATCGGTAAGGCCGGAAGCAAGTGTGGTTTGAAGCTCTTTTTGGCCTTGGAGAATAGTCCGGAGTGTATCATCGTGATTGGGAGAAGTGGAAGGGTTTGTGATTTGAGGGgcttgtgattggttgggtaGAGGTGGTGGTCGTTGATGTGGTGGTTGATAGGTTTGGTAGTTTCTTCCTTGGTTTTGTTGGCTATATGGTTGGCTTTGGGAGTATcggttttgtgagttgttgtttttccatctttgattgcctccattgttgttgttgtccctaCCTCCTTGTTGGTGATTGTCCCTCCAATTTTGATTATAATTGCCACCCCCTTGATTGTAGCTTCCTCCTTGTTGGGGATACCCTTGGTTGAAATTGCCGCCTTATTAGTGGTACCCTTGATTTGGGTGGTCATAATAGTTGTAGGTAGCCGCCAAGGTGTTATCTTCTTGAAGACTCGGACACTCGTTCGTGTAATGGGGAATAGCAAGAGCAAATGCCACACACTTTTTGGGAGACCAATTGTTGACTATATTGTTGAGGAGGTTGTTGGTTATATTATTGAGGAGGTGGTGAAGGTTGTTATTGACCCAATTGGAGTTGCTTTAGAATGGTTGTTGGTGCATGAAATtatgatcatcaatggtgccatcaacatggtacgctcaattgcaatctcaactctttatcacaacttcgcacaactaaccagcaagtgcaatgggtcgtccaagtaataaaccttacgcgattaagggtcgatcccacggagattgttggtatgaagcaagctatggtcaccttgtaaatctcagtcaggcagattcaaatggttatggatgatatatgaataaagcataaaataaagatagagatacttatgtaattcattggtgagaatttcagataagcgtatggagatactttgtcccttccgtctctctgctttcctactgtcttcatccaatccttcttactcctttccatggcaagctgtatgttgggcatcaccgttgtcagtggctacagtcccgtcctctcagtgaaaatgttcaacacgctctgtcacagcacagctaatcatctgtcggttctcaatcaggttggaatagaatccattgatttttttgcgtctgtcactaacgcccagccttcaggagtttgaagctcgtcacagtcattcaatccttgaatcctactcagaataccacagacaaggtttagaccttccggattctcttgaatgccgcaatcaattctagcttataccacgaagattccgattaagggatccaagagatatccactcaatctatggtagaacggaggtggttgtcaggcacatgttcataggtgagaatgatgatgagtgtcacggatcatcacattcatcaagttgaggaataagtgatatcttagaacaagaataagctgaattgaatagaagaacaatagtaattgcattaatactcgaggtacagcagagctccacaccttaatctatggtgtgtaaaaactccaccgttgagaatacataagaacaaggtctaggcatggccgtgaggccagccccatgatctaagatagcataagactactcaaagatagctaccctgatgagaatacaatagtaaaaggtcctatttgtagagaactagtagcctagggtttacaaagatgagtaaatgacataaaaatccacttccgggcccacttggtgtgtgcttgggctgagcattgaagctttcatgtgtagagacttttcttggagttaaacgccagcttttgtgccagtttgggcgtttaactcccacttttgtgccagttccggcgtttaacgccgggcagtcttgagccgatttggaacgccggtttgggccatcaaatctcgggcgaagtatggactattaaatattgctggaaattccaggatgtctactttccaacgcaattgagagcacaccaattgggcttttgtagctccagaaaatccacttcgagtgcaaggaggtcagaatccaacagcatctgcagtccttttcagcctctgaattagatttttgctcaggtctctcaatttcagccagaaaatacctgaaatcacagaaaaatacacaaactcatagtaaagtccagaaaagtgaattttaaataaaaactaataaaaatataataaaactaactaaaacatactaaaaacatactaaaaacaatgccaaaaagcgtataaattatccgctcatcacaacaccaaacttaaattgttgcttgtccccaagcaactgaaaatcaaataagataaaaagaagagaatatgcaatgaattctaaaaacatctatgaagatcagtattaattagatgagcggggcttttagctttttgcctttgaacagttttggcatctcactttatcctttgaaattcagaatgattggcatctataggaactcagaatccagatagtgttattgattctcctagttaagtatgatgattcttgaacacagctactttatgagtcttggccgtggcccaaaacactctgtcttccagtattaccaccggatacattcatgccacagacacataactgggtgaaccttttcagattgtgactcagctttgctagagtccccaattagaggtgtccagggttcttaagcacactctttttaccttggatcacgactttattattattattattattattattatttcacataatctctcttttttttgtattcactgttttttcttgcttcaagaatcatttttatgatttttcagatcctcagtaacatgtctccttttttcatcattctttcaagagccaacattcatgaacaacaaattcaaaagacatatgcactatttaagcatacattcagaagtcaaagtattgccaccacatcaaaataattaatctgttataaaattcaaaattcatgcaattcttctctttttcaattaagaacatttttcatttaagaaaggtgatggattcataggacattcataactttaaggcatagacactaagacactaatgaatataagacacaaacatagataaacataagcatgaaaatttaaaaaacagaaaaataaagaacaatgagattaaagaacgggtccaccttagtgatggcggcttgttcttcctcttgaagatcttatggagtgcttgagctcctcaatgtctcttccttgtctttgttgctcctctctcatgattctttgatcttctctaatttcatggaggaggatggaatgttcttggtgctccacccttagttgtcccatgttggaactcaattctcctagggaggtgttgatttgatcccaatagttttgtggaggaaagtgcatctcttgaggtatctcaaggatttcatgatgagtgggatctcttgtttgctccatccttttcttagtgatgggcttgtcctcatcaatgaggatgtctccttctatgttaactccaactgaattacagaggtgacaaatgagatgaggaaaggctaaccttgccaaggtagaggacttgtccgccaccttataaagttcttgggatataacctcatgaacttctacttcctctccaatcatgatgctatgaatcatgatagcccggtctatagtgaCTTCGGACcgattgctagtgggaatgattgagcgttggataaactctaaccatcccctagccacgggcttgaggtcatgccttcttagttgaaccggcttccctcttgaatctctcttccattgagtgccctcttcacaaatgtctatgaggacttggtccaacctttgatcaaagttgacccttctagtgtaagggtgttcatctccttgcatcatgggcaagttgaatgccaaccttacattttccggactaaaatctaagcatttcccccgaaccattgtaagccaattctttgggtccgaattcacactttgatcatggttcttggtgatccatgcattggcatggaactcttgaaccattaagattccgacttgttgaatggggttggtaagaacttcccaacctcttcttcggatctcatgtcagatctccgaatattcactctttttgagtttgaaagggacctcggggattaacttctccatggccacaacttcatggaagtggtcttgatgcacccttgaaatgaatctctccatctcccatgactcggaggtggaagcttttgccttccctttcctctttctagaggtttctccagccttagatgccataaattgttatggaaaaacaaaaagcaatgcttttaccacaccaaacttagaaggtttgctcgtcctcgagcaaaaaaagaaagaagagagtagaagaagaagaaataaaggagatggaggtggctttgtttttcagccaagggggagaagtagtgtgtaggtgtgaaaatgaaggagtgaagatgggtttatataggggtggagagaggggtaaggttcggccattatgggtgggtttgggagggaaagtggtttgaatttggatggtgaggtaggtggggttttatgaaggatggatgtgagtggtgaagagaatggtgggatttgataggtgaggggtttttggggaagaggtgttgaggtgattggtgaatgggtgaagaagagagagagtggtggggtaggtggagatcctgtggggtccacagatcctgaggtgtcaaggataattcatccctgcaccaagtggtgagcaaaaatgctccttttgccaatcctggcgttaaacgccgggctggtgcccatttctggcgtttaacgccagcttcttgcccctttctggcgttaaatgacagtctggtgcccctttttggcgttaaacgcccagaatggtgccagactgggcgttaaacgcccatttgctacccttactggcgtttaaacgccagcaagtttttcctctagggtgtgctgtttttctttctatttttcattctgtttttggtttttcaattatttttgtgacttcacatgatcatttGTGCAGGTTTAATAAATATACTAGCTTTATTACGTATTCCAATTGTATTCTCAAATAAGAAGGGGTGGTGTGTAAACTTTCCCACCTTTGTAAATTCGAATTCTCCCTATTAATATAATAgaaatctatatatataattttgataattttgaatttggaaaaaaaattgaaaagggaGGGATTAAGTATTCTAAAATGAATTCTATGATTTCTATTATATTGTTctatcaacctatagaaaatataaaataacaaaggaaaatagataaatataacattgggttgcctcccaacaagcgcttctttaatgtcagtagcttgacagtgggctctcatggagcctcacaaatgttcagagcaatgttggaacctcccaataccaaacttagagtttgaatgtgggggttcaataccaaacttagaatttggttgtggcctcccaacaccaaacttagagtttgactgtgggggctctgtttgactctattttgagagaagctcttcatgcttcctctctatggttaaagagggatatccttgagccttaaacacaagggattcttcattcacttgaatgatcaattctcctttgtcaacatcaatcacagcctttgctgtggctaggaagggtctgccaaggatgatggattcatccatgcacttccaagtctctaggactataaaattagcagggatgtaatggtcttcaatatttaccagaacatcctctacaagtccataagcttgttttcttgaattgtctgccatctctagtgagattctttcagcttgtacctcaaagatccctagcttctccattacagagagaggcatgaggtttatgcttgaccctaggtcacacagggccttctcaaaggtcatggtgccaatggtacaaggtattgaaaacttcccaggatcctgtctcttttgagataatctctgcctagtcaagtcatccagttctttggtgagcaaaggaggttcgttcttccaagtctcattaccaaataacttgtcatttagcttcatgattgctccaaggtacttagcaacttgctcttcagtaacatctttatcctcttcagaggaagaatactcatcagagctcatgaatggcaaaagtaaatccaatggaatctctatggtctcattatgagcctcagattcccatggttcctcattagggaactcattggaggccagtggacgtccattgaggtcttcctcagtggcgatcactgcctcttcctcctctccaaattcggccatgtggaccatgtcaatggccttgcattctccttttggattctcttctgtattgcttggaagagtactaggagggagttcagtaactttcttactcagctgacccacttgtgcctcaaagtttctaatggaggaccttgtttcagtcatgaaactttgagtggttttgattagatcagagaccatggttgctaagtcagagtggctctgcttagaattctctgtctgttgctgagaagatgatggaaaaggcttgccattgccaaacctgtttcttccaccattattgttgttgaaaccttgtttaggtctcttatgatccttccatgagagatttggatgatttctccatgaagaattataggtgtttccgtagggttctcccatgtaatccatctcttccattgaagggttttcaggatcataagcttcttcttcagatgaagcgtccttagtactgcctggtgcagcttgcattccaaacagactttgagaaatcatattgacttgctaagtcaatattttgttctgagccaatatggcattcagagtatcaatctcaagaactcctttcttctgattcgtcctattgttcacaggattcctttcagaagtgtacatgaattggttatttgcaaccatttcaatgagttcttgagcttctgcaggcgtcttcttcagatgaagagatcctccagcagagctgtccaatgacatcttggacagttcagacagaccatcatagaagatacctatgatgctccattcagaaagcatgtcagagggacactttctgatcaattgtttgtatctttcccaagcttcatagagggattcaccttccttctgtctgaaggtttggacttccactctaagcttacttaatttttgaggtggaaagaactttgccaagaaggcattgactagcttttcccaagagttcaggctttctttaggttgtgagtccaaccatatcctagctctgtctcttacagcaaaagggaatatcataagtctgtagacctcagggtcaaccccattggtcttaacagtgtcacagatttgcaagaattcagctaaaaactgatgaggatcttccagtggaagtccatggaacttgcaattctgttgcattagagaaactaattgaggcttaagctcaaagttgtttgctccaatggcagggatagagatgcttctcccctagaagtcgggagtaggtgcagtaaagtcacccagcacattccttgtattgttggcattgttgttgttttcggctgctatgtcttcttcttgtttgaagatttctgttaggtcctctacagagagttgtgctttagctcctcttagctttcgcttcaaggtcctttcaggttcagggtcagcctcaacaagaatgcttttgtctttactcctgctcatatgaaagagaagagaacaagaaagtatggaatcctctatgtcacagtatagagattccttgaggtgtcaaaggaaaagaaagatagaaggaagaggtagaagaattcgaacttatcaagaaagatggagttcgaattgtgcattgaggaggagtgttagtccataaataaaaggatgtgagaagaggggaagaaattttcgaaaattaaagtgaattaattaaaagaaattttgaaaaaaagtaattgattttcgaaaactaagattggaaaagaaataaagtgaaatttgaaaaagatttttgaaagtagaaaacaaaaagatataattgaaaactattttgaaaaagatgtgattaaaaagatatgattgaaaagttatggttttaaaaagatatgattgagaagatatgatttgaaaaataatttaaaaagatttgattttgaaaattaatgacttggctaacaagaaatttaaaagatatgattcagacattaaacctttctcaacagaaaaggcaacataattgaaatgttgaatcaaatcattaattgttagcaagtatttttgaaaatggaaagaaattgatttttgaaaatatatgattgaaaagatatgatttgaaaaagatttgattttgaaaaattatgaaaacttgaaaaaaaatttgaattaaaaacaaaatcttccctcttgtgccatcctggcgttaaacgcccagaatggtatctgttcataccctgaccgagctctccaaactcggtaaagctgatagaaggcccgacctcgacccaaggcccacgttcgaggtcggacctcggacaaacaggccaaagaaaggcccatcagaaggaactaagcccaaaacctaaaggccgaaagagcctgggaaaggcggttccgcaaagatagagatgaatctcccaaaagataagataagataagaatatcttatccagggatgatcacagccaactactataaatacactggagcacccaggtataactcatactctaattctacttgatatctgcttggacccatgctaacttaagcatcggagtgtcattgcaggtacaaccccccgccgttcagcacaaccagctcgggtcacagaccccccacctcgggccttgccagaagaccgagctacacgtttcaggtaaccctcggaacattggcgccgttgccggggaccctggaagtcatccctttaccatggcggacgaccctcccaacaataaccacgctacatcagaacaagaagaggaagttgacaccggagaacggccggacagccctctatcaccacgcactccagggggaaacaaacagaatcgcccaaagacatcacccccagacaaagatccacaaaatcccgaaagagaaaaaagttcggagattctggaaacagttcgggcacaacaaagccggctgagacaactcgaagaggacgtaaagaagcagaaggaaactgaacaggatctgagaagggaagctcgcaaacgcagagaattggaagaaaaactgcggaagatagaggccaacctgaaagaccggacggaacacggcaccactcccgaaagcaaccatgatcccttcacacaagagatcatgaaagagaaggtaccgcgaaacttcaaaccaccagtatggacctctacgacggcaccaccgatccaagtcatcacctcagcaatttcagaagcagaatgtacttagtcgacgcctccgacgcgattcgatgcaaagccttccccaccactctcactaagtcagccatgaagtggttcgacaacctgccaccaggatc includes:
- the LOC130934292 gene encoding uncharacterized protein LOC130934292, whose product is MNPPSTSAPQVLNSSAIPSQPQPNPKGGINAITLRSGTQLKEKKVKDPSPIIITQKEEGIEIEEIEEEEEAQVIVEDEETQPTSEVPKNKGAVEEEIAQPIPFPTLAKKARKRMELDPKMVEMFKKVEVTIPLFDVIHQVPKYAKFLKDLCMNKDRILELETIPLGSSISALMGALPEKCDDPGPCMVTCTVDGVQFLDCMCDLGACVSIMPLFVYRILRLPPLKRSAARFVLADKSIITVTGVAEDVLVNIKGLVFPIDFYILEMPSSESERASSILLGRLFLRTSRFKLDTYSGTYSFEIDGRVVSFSLEEAMKHPPKNHSLFQCDPIDNIVAEVHFAKLDEKHMIEDTSENPSEANVLPHPDHPEVQASS